The Bradysia coprophila strain Holo2 chromosome IV, BU_Bcop_v1, whole genome shotgun sequence genome includes a region encoding these proteins:
- the LOC119066667 gene encoding uncharacterized protein LOC119066667: MKIYIFIFAVAIFTGVIGSPIAETDLLEFLGGRIDETANIFIGLSEAIPESNPLNGILVDLGQLVSFIGNDVIDRTAGDFASQVSQTVDQVGSAVESVPVVGSIASGVVEAASPILKAVGGVN; encoded by the exons ATGAAAATCtacatatttatttttgcgGTGGCAATATTTACCGGT GTAATTGGTTCACCGATAGCAGAGACTGATCTCCTCGAATTCCTTGGAGGTCGCATTGACGAAACGGCGAATATCTTTATTGGACTGAGTGAAGCTATACCTGAATCTAATCCTTTAAATGGAATACTCGTAGATCTGGGTCAACTTGTTTCTTTTATTGGCAATGACGTAATTGATAGGACAGCTGGAGATTTCGCGAGCCAAGTTTCACAAACTGTTGATCAAGTTGGTTCTGCCGTCGAGAGCGTTCCTGTTGTCGGCTCTATTGCATCAGGCGTAGTGGAAGCAGCTTCACCAATTTTGAAAGCTGTAGGTGGTGTGAACTAA
- the LOC119066666 gene encoding uncharacterized protein LOC119066666 has product MKLKLLLLFAFFYETVDAHSEMIFSIPNKCVAKNLQKSFDGAGSVAKTYPGTTYQVGETLMTSWKILIDKVGTLSKSNSTILSTSSAELLESMSMLNKFGVSATNILREWAIVMPTYSKARANIVSNLSEKIGELTQCVNQAIEKEASETIKIVEQFQSLDGQSDGLKKIEPKALIKATQIVINIIALIAETSLDICELKPDVYEGVAAVILLCHSIAIGCTGTYTNIAAVLYSTSLQEIAEILNNCLLALTPLVEGMAKSINAMTDTAESISVLLKDFVRLTKKFNDQLFRFGLGFCNEDRNKSIKLTVAEVKRQLLRGD; this is encoded by the exons ATGAAGTTAAAGCTATTGCTTTTGTTTGCGTTCTTCTACGAG ACCGTAGATGCGCATTCAGAGATGATATTTTCCATTCCAAATAAATGTGTtgccaaaaatttgcaaaaatctTTTGACGGGGCTGGATCAGTGGCCAAAACGTATCCTGGGACAACCTACCAAGTCGGTGAAACATTGATGACATCATGGAAAATATTAATAGACAAAGTGGGAACGTTAAGTAAAagcaattcaacaattttatcaaCATCCTCGGCTGAATTATTAGAGTCAATGAGtatgttgaataaatttggCGTATCAGCAACTAATATTCTACGCGAATGGGCTATAGTTATGCCAACATATTCGAAGGCAAGGGCAAACATTGTCTCGAATCTTTCGGAAAAAATTGGGGAACTGACACAATGCGTCAATCAGGCCATAGAGAAAGAAGCATCGGAAACTATTAAGATTGTAGAGCAATTTCAAAGTCTGGATGGTCAAAGTGAtggtttgaaaaaaattgaacccaAAGCCCTAATCAAAGCAACGCAAATTGTGATAAATATAATAGCTCTTATAGCGGAAACTTCGCTAGACATTTGTGAATTAAAGCCCGATGTTTATGAGGGAGTAGCTGCTGTAATTCTACTATGTCATTCCATTGCAATTGGTTGTACGGGAACGTATACCAATATTGCAGCAGTTTTATATTCGACGTCACTTCAAGAAATAGCCGAAATTCTCAACAATTGTTTACTGGCGCTAACGCCTCTGGTAGAAGGTATGGCCAAGTCGATTAATGCAATGACAGATACTGCAGAAAGTATTTCCGTacttttgaaagattttgttcGGTTAACTAAAAAGTTCAATGATCAGCTGTTTCGTTTTGGTCTTGGATTTTGCAACGAAGATCGAAACAAAAGTATTAAGCTAACAGTCGCCGAAGTTAAACGACAATTATTACGTGGTgattga